The window gctgagcagtgcttgcacagagtcaaggccttttctgcctctcaccccaccccaccagcgagggggctggggggcacaaggagctgggaggggacacggctgggacagctgaccccgactggcctaagggctatcccacaccgtatggcgtcatgctcagcatagaaagctgggggagaagaaggaagggggggacactgggagcgatggcgtttgtcttcccaagtcaccattacgcgtgctggagccctgctttcctggagatggctgagcacctgcctgcccctgggaaggggtgaaggaattccctgctttgctttgcttgcgtgcgtggcttttgctttccctattaacctgtctttagctcaacccacgagttttctcactcttacccttccaattctctccctcatcctgttggggggagcgagcaagcggctgtgtggtgcttagtttctggctggggttaaaccacgacactttgGTATGTGAGTTTTTGCCTGTGATGACAATAAATGTTTCCTGAAATTCCAAAAAGAATATaagcaaaagaaatggaaacctACATTGTATTTTTACAGCATCCTggcataaaaataattgtaaatggTGGTCAGAGCAGGACCTTAAAAGTAACAATGTGGAACTGTTGAATTCTCCACAAAAGCTGtttgttccttctttcctccatAAAAATTGTTGGGATCACGTCTACAGGGATCATGTACACTACGTACACATTTGTGTGTGCTGACTTATTTCAATACACTGAACTAACTCTTAAACTTTGATAAAAGTGCAGACAAGCTTTTCGGTGATCTTCTAAGACTGCATTGGAATGGCTTACTGACAAACAGTGTTTCTGTTTACAGAAGACCTTCAGCCCTGCAGTATTTATGTCCTTTCCAAAGACACCTTGTGCTGTGGTTGTCACAGTATCACTGATAGTGTGGCAGCTTCCCAAAACCCCGAGTCTGCAGAGGGATTGGCAGGAGCCTGATGCACCACATCCTGCCTCCTTCATAATCCTGTGATGCTGAACTTCCTCTGTCTCTGCAGGTCCCTTGCAACCATGATGAAGTCTAGAAGCATGCAGGTGCTCCTGATTCTGGcaattctgtccttccttctgaTCCACTTCTACTTCCTACCCTGCAGCAACAATGCACCTATGGAAGAAAAACCTTCTCCAGTCCACATCCTCATTCTCTCCTCCTGGCGGTCGGGATCTTCCTTCACTGGACAAATCTTCAGCCAGCACCCCAGCGTCTTCTACCTGATGGAGCCCGCGTGGCACGTGTGGGTTACGATGTACCAGAACAGTGCCAAGGTCTTACACATGGCAGTGCGGGACCTAGTCAGGTCGGTCTTTCTGTGTGACATGTCTGTGTTTGATGCTTACATGTCTAGCCAGAAGAAAAAGtctgatttatttcagtgggaaaCAAGCCGAGCCTTGTGCTCCCCCCCTGCCTGTGACTCATTCAATCGCAGTGACATAATCACTGCAGGCAATTGCAGAACAATCTGTGGCAAGTACCCATTCAGCAAGGTGGAGGAAGCCTGTAAAACCTACAGCCATGTTGCCGTCAAGGAGGTTCGGTTCTTTGACCTGAAAGTTCTCTACCCCCTTCTCACTGATCCATCCCTGAACCTTAAAATCATTCACTTGGTACGTGATCCTCGGGCTGTGTTCAGGTCCCGAGAGAATACGGTGGCAGACCTGAAACGTGACAGTAACATTGTTGTGGGGTCCCAGAGGACAAAGGGAGAAATGGGGCCCTACAACACAATGCAAGTAATCTGCAAAAGCCACGTTGAGATCtacaaggcaggcaggcaggccatTCCCAGCTTCCTGAAAGACCGCTACCTGCTGGTTCGCTATGAAGACATTGTCAGAGACCCACTAGCAAGGGCTGCTCAGATGTACAGGTTTGCAGAACTGCATTTCACACCAGAACTTCAGAAGTGGGTGCACAACATCACCcatgggaaggggcagggaacaCAAGCCTTTGATATTGGGTCCAGAGATGCGCTGAGAGTATCCCAGGCCTGGAGGAACACCCTTCCCttccagaaaatagaaaaagtgCAAAATGTGTGCAAGGATGCGATGGACTTGCTGGGCTACCGGCTCCTTCAGTCCgaagaagagcaaaaaaatatGTCGCTGGATCTTTTGTTTGCCCGGAACTCCTCTGAATAACAAAttctgaaggcagaaaagccGCTCTCTGCACTTACTCTCTGAAGGCTGCAGAGTGGAGAACTGTTTACAAGAGCAAAAGAGGACAGAGGTGCATGCGTATGTGTGTAAGTGCGTGCATGGATGTGCTATGTAAGGACAAGTAATGCAGGGACCTGGACTGCACTGATGAGAGCTTTCTCAGCAGCACAGGGTCACTCTCCAAGGCCCCCGGAGGCCCAGCCACAATGCAGGCTGAAGTAATGCAAGCCTGTTTTCCAAATTAAGTCCATGGTTTATGCGAAAGAGGAGGTATGTGTAGGTTGGAGCAAACAGAATGCCAAAGGAGTGGGACCAGATAGCAGAGCTCAAACCCCTCACAGAGCACAGCTACATACTAGTGAAACCACATGGAGCAATTGCACTGCAAAGGAAGAGGAATTATAAATGGAAGCTGAATAAAGAGAACATTATTTGTCGTGCTGCCACCCAGGATATGTAATGCCAGAAGAGACGCCAGGATGACCAGACATTGGTTTCTGGAAAGATCCATTTTCGGAATGGTTGAGTTCTCAAGCCCggtttttcttttgctccatTCCTGTGCCTGGGCATCCAGCCTTGGTGGCAATGTTGGGGAAATGTTTGTGTTCACTTAGTATATAATGGGAAAAGGGAATAAACCAGCTATAGTTGAAAATAAAAACTCCTGGGTTTGCATATGGGGATCCATTTCTGGGACtatgtgaatttatttatttttcagctgaaataattctgtcttctaGCTTTCAAAACCAAGAATAGTTGTTCCCCTGGGAATTCTCACAGTCCACATATGTAACTGAGAAGAATTCATGCTAAGGCTGAGACTGTAAAGACAAGGTAAGGACACAGATTCCACTGGTATAAATACTGGAACTGGGAAGATAGGTTTATGGCAGCGGACTGAAGAAGCTGAGAGGAGAACGGGAAGTTATCCTAGTGAATTATTTGGTGAGAATATTTCCTGTCTTAGAGCACAACAAAACTATGTTTAATAGACTATGCCATTCTCCACCATCTCCATTGCAGATGCCATTCTCCCACCTCCAATGGGAATATGTAGCTCAAACCCGaacaacagaattatttttacctgtttttaACAGTGTTCCGTAAGACAAGGAGAAAAGCTTGTTACCAGACTTCGGGAGTGAAATGCCTACAAATACCTCCTTCTGAACATCCTCTTTCATGTGTAAATTGCAGAGTCCCTTTAACATGCATCTATTTAACAGTGCATTCAGATATTGCTCCAGAGCTGGAATGTTTCCACTACCCTGCAGACAGCAAGGCAGCTGTCCTAAGGCAGGATCACAAGCATCAACAAGGGATGAGGCTCGATTCTGAGGATGTGCATCCTCGGGAGAAGGTGATCAAGGCAAGGCTGGGCACTGGAGGAGATCTGAGCAGGCTCCAGGCAGGTTCAGGGCATTCAGGGCCATGGGAAGCTGTGTTCCCTCTCCACCAACACCACCTCCCTACACACACCCTCCCATCCCCGGTTCACTGCTCCTCTTCCCTGTCTGCCCTAGTTGCAGCCCCTTGCCCCAAGGCCCTGTTCACTTTGTCGCCAGCTGCCCTCCTCGTGCCAGTGTAGCTCTGGTGAGGAGTGCTCATATTAAACTTGGCCGAAGGGCATTTGGTGCCCACTATAGAAAAGTGACAATGTCTACCTGGAGGACTAGACCTCGTTTGCATGTTATTAAAAAGTTGCAATATCTTCTTAAAAGGAGAAACATATgctgctgaattttaaaattagggGATATAGTGACCGTGTTCATGTTTGAAGGTGTATAGGCAAGAACAAGTGTCCAGCCTCTACCTATTGTGTGTGTTTGAAGGGTGATGGAGAAGGATTCACCTTAACCGAACAGCAATCTCCAATAGTAGGAAGAAGGCTCTTCTGACAAATTCACAGCAGctgggttggttggggttttttttgtaccaGAGAATTAATGAGGGGTTTGTTACGTGCGGATTCTGCTGAGGAAAGTAGGGAAAGTAACCTTACAGACAGACACCGAGCAGTTATGTTGGTTAGCAAGAGAAAGTAGCTGCTAGCTAAAGAGTGGACCTGTGGGATGAACCAGTGAGCCATCCCCAGTTAACAGTCAGCTCTGAGACCGCAAAGAGTAGCAGCCTAGAGAAGCAGGAGAGCTTTCCAGCCCAGAAGCAGCTCTGTAGTCACCTTCGCTGGGATAGGCATCGGCATTCCAGATCCTGTGTGTCCCTTTGGGGTAAGAGACCATCCAGCAGCAGTTAGGAAGAGAGTTGCAGGATGAGTTGTGCAACAGCAAGCAGTAAGGGAGGTTAGCTGCCCAGCAAGGCAGCTCCAGACGCAGAATTGGTCAGCAGTGGGAAAGATGATATAAGCAGGAGGGAGGAGCCTTTCTTTCGACTTCTGTTACATTCAGTATTATTGTTAATTATTTAGATTTCACAGGCCAGTGTTTTGTTGCAGCATTTATCTTATCCATTACATCCTCTTTCTCCAAATGCCCCTGTGTACACTCATACTTTGTAagggtgggtgggcaggggcagagaCCTCAGCTTGTTACGCAGTTAGCGGGGTTTCCCTGGTTTCTGGGTGTAGAACTAGATGAATGTCAGTGTTTCTGAAGGAGCCCTTTGAAATTGAATCCAGACATCTCTTACCACTAAGCAGGGCCTAGCACACTGAATTATTCAGATGCACTGCTAAATCTGTACACCATACAAGCTGAATTTCTCCTATAGCTGCTGGTGATTCCTTCAGCACACAGTCAGTCACTATCCGAATTTCACTTCCAGTCCTGCTTTTCATTTGGATGAAGCAATCCGCCCTAATCACCAagactaaaaacattttaaagcagctgtGGATGATTACAGGATGTTTGCTCCTCAGGGACATGGTTTCTTCCTGGAGACCACTCAGATAAGGTTCCTCTAAGCATGAACCCTATTGTTTAAAACAGAGCTGTTGTTCTTAGTGGTTGGAAAGACTTCAGGTGctatttctgtatctttccagAGTCTGAATTTCCATGTCATCATCTGTAAAACTGGAATAATACTGACTCAATTCAGAAGAGGCAGATCTCAGTCTTGTATTGTGTAAATAAAGGTTTGAAGCTAGATTCATAAAGGAGACATCAGAAGTTGTATCCAACATTTAGGCTTTAATGACATTTACAGATAACCTGCTACCATAGCACTGTGGATATCTGTATTCCTAGAGCTAAACCCCTAATCCCTGCAAAGCGTGGGTGTTGTCTCTTATGGAAATCGTAGTCTTACTACTAGGGATCCTGTTGTTGAATGACAAAATCCATGCTGAGCAGGCAGCACTGGCATCATGGTAGTAAGTCCACTGAAGGCAAGGGATCTTCCTTTACACAGTGTTTATGCAAACTTAGAGCAGGCAGACTGGCACAGAGAAGTAGGACTCGTGCTGCGCCAGAGAAGTGCACAgccactgtatttcttttaacattcCTTTAAAATGGACCTTAACATATTCAGCTAAAAGCATGGAGTCTCAGAAGCCTGTTCTTACTGAAGTCATAGTAAAGAGCTTCCTACTTTACGTGCCAAGAAGCCTGTTTCTGAGCAAACACAGGCTCTTTCCAGTACATTGCTAATTATATCTCTACATTAACCAATGTCAGCTTGAGTGGCGTTAAGTTTTATTATGAATACTTGTTTTCAGTGGACT is drawn from Mycteria americana isolate JAX WOST 10 ecotype Jacksonville Zoo and Gardens chromosome 8, USCA_MyAme_1.0, whole genome shotgun sequence and contains these coding sequences:
- the CHST4 gene encoding carbohydrate sulfotransferase 4 isoform X1, encoding MHSCLCGCLEERVSQQCTCVRATLLQPGLAVLQQDLLRSLATMMKSRSMQVLLILAILSFLLIHFYFLPCSNNAPMEEKPSPVHILILSSWRSGSSFTGQIFSQHPSVFYLMEPAWHVWVTMYQNSAKVLHMAVRDLVRSVFLCDMSVFDAYMSSQKKKSDLFQWETSRALCSPPACDSFNRSDIITAGNCRTICGKYPFSKVEEACKTYSHVAVKEVRFFDLKVLYPLLTDPSLNLKIIHLVRDPRAVFRSRENTVADLKRDSNIVVGSQRTKGEMGPYNTMQVICKSHVEIYKAGRQAIPSFLKDRYLLVRYEDIVRDPLARAAQMYRFAELHFTPELQKWVHNITHGKGQGTQAFDIGSRDALRVSQAWRNTLPFQKIEKVQNVCKDAMDLLGYRLLQSEEEQKNMSLDLLFARNSSE
- the CHST4 gene encoding carbohydrate sulfotransferase 4 isoform X2 translates to MMKSRSMQVLLILAILSFLLIHFYFLPCSNNAPMEEKPSPVHILILSSWRSGSSFTGQIFSQHPSVFYLMEPAWHVWVTMYQNSAKVLHMAVRDLVRSVFLCDMSVFDAYMSSQKKKSDLFQWETSRALCSPPACDSFNRSDIITAGNCRTICGKYPFSKVEEACKTYSHVAVKEVRFFDLKVLYPLLTDPSLNLKIIHLVRDPRAVFRSRENTVADLKRDSNIVVGSQRTKGEMGPYNTMQVICKSHVEIYKAGRQAIPSFLKDRYLLVRYEDIVRDPLARAAQMYRFAELHFTPELQKWVHNITHGKGQGTQAFDIGSRDALRVSQAWRNTLPFQKIEKVQNVCKDAMDLLGYRLLQSEEEQKNMSLDLLFARNSSE